Genomic DNA from bacterium:
CGCTGAGACAACTCAGCGCTGGCCCGCCCATCGCGTAATCAGCGGAGGGATCTGCGTGAGGGATGTGACCCGTTCCGTCGGCACCGCCGGTCCCGCAAACGTCGCGTTCGCGGGATTGGGCTCGATGTCCACCAGGATCGACCGCATGCCGACGGCGTGGGCCCCCGCGATGTCGGCCCGCAGGGTATCTCCGATCATCACGGCGGAATCGGCCGGCGCTCCCCAGACCTCGAGGACGTGGGCAAAGATCTCGGGGTGGGGTTTGACCCGTCCGAACCCGGCCGACGTCACGAGTGGGTCGAAGTACTCGGCGATCCGAAGCTTGGCTGTGATGTCCAGGATGAGCATGTGGCTCGTCGCGTTGCTGATCATGCCGAGACGCAGTCCACGATTTCGGAGGTGTGCAAGGGTCTCGAGGGCATCCGGGTAGAGCCGGCTCAGGCGGACCTCCGGCTCGAAGAAGACGGCCTCGGCGCGCCGGATCGTGTCCGCGTCGGTCGGGAGCCCGCTAGACGCGAACGCCCGGGTGAGTGCATCAGCGGCGATAACCTCCCTCAATGTTTCTTCCGAGCGTCGCCAGCCGTCGAGGCGGATTTCGAGGAGACGCGCCGTGAGCGCCTGCGGGTCTCGGCATCCCCACTCGGATGCGGCGAACCGTGCAAGCGCGCCGCATTTTTCCCGTTCGAGTTCCAACCCAGTGCGGTGGATGAGCGTGCTGCCGAGATCGAAGATGACGCCCTGAATCGACATGCCCATCCTCGTACGGCGCAGGCAGGGATTGCTCCTCCACCCCCGAACATGCCCGCAGGTATGGCTGCGGATCCACTCCCCGGCAGGAAACGATTGCGCGTTGCCGTCTTGTTGGGAGGACCGTCGCCTGAACGCGATGTCTCGTTGGCCAGCGGCCTCCAGGTGATCCAGGCCATCGATCCCAACCGCTACGACGCGCTCCCATACGAGATCACCCGCGAGGGAAAGTTCCTGCCGCGCCCCGATCTGCTGCGGCTCGCCGGTCCCGGGGGGGCGGGCGCGTCTCCACAGGTCGGGCATGTCCCGGCAGCCGTCGAGTCGACGGCGCTGGCACCTTACCGGATCGAGGACGCGGTCGGGGACGGCACCGTGGACGTGGCGTTCATCGCGCTGCACGGGCCGTACGGTGAAGACGGGACGATCCAGGGGCTCCTGGAGTTGCTCGGCATTCCCTACACGGGCTCCCGGGTGCTGGCCAGCGCGCTCGCGATGGACAAGCTGCGTAGCCGCCAGGTCGGGATGACCGCCGGGTTGCCGTTTCCCGCGTCCGTAGTAGTCGACGGCGGCGCGTGGCCGGGCAACCGGGCGAAGGTGCGGTCGCAGGTCGCGAAAGAACTCAAGTTTCCCTGCGTGGTCAAGCCCAATGCGCAGGGGTCCAGTATCGGGGTCACGATCGTGCGCGGCGCGGATGCGCTTGTCCCAGCGATCGAGGAGGCGCTGCAGTACGGGGAGGTCGTGCTCGTCGAGGAATACCTGCGGGGGACGGAGCTCACCTGCGCCATTCTCGAGGATCCCAAGACGGGCATCCCGGCGGCCCTCCCGCTCGTCGAGATCGTGCCACGGCGCGAT
This window encodes:
- a CDS encoding D-alanine--D-alanine ligase, with product MRVAVLLGGPSPERDVSLASGLQVIQAIDPNRYDALPYEITREGKFLPRPDLLRLAGPGGAGASPQVGHVPAAVESTALAPYRIEDAVGDGTVDVAFIALHGPYGEDGTIQGLLELLGIPYTGSRVLASALAMDKLRSRQVGMTAGLPFPASVVVDGGAWPGNRAKVRSQVAKELKFPCVVKPNAQGSSIGVTIVRGADALVPAIEEALQYGEVVLVEEYLRGTELTCAILEDPKTGIPAALPLVEIVPRRDFFDYQAKYMGASEEIVPARVPAAVARQAQQLAVRAHRALGCEGMSRVDMFASGKKIVLLEVNTIPGLTPGSLLPKAAAAAGIDFPELVNRIIGNALRRKRTRPPSPGA
- a CDS encoding HAD family hydrolase, translating into MSIQGVIFDLGSTLIHRTGLELEREKCGALARFAASEWGCRDPQALTARLLEIRLDGWRRSEETLREVIAADALTRAFASSGLPTDADTIRRAEAVFFEPEVRLSRLYPDALETLAHLRNRGLRLGMISNATSHMLILDITAKLRIAEYFDPLVTSAGFGRVKPHPEIFAHVLEVWGAPADSAVMIGDTLRADIAGAHAVGMRSILVDIEPNPANATFAGPAVPTERVTSLTQIPPLITRWAGQR